A window of Staphylococcus sp. 17KM0847 contains these coding sequences:
- the menD gene encoding 2-succinyl-5-enolpyruvyl-6-hydroxy-3-cyclohexene-1-carboxylic-acid synthase has product MTKHQQYLTEQVFHFASELYAYGVREVVISPGSRSTPLALAFECHPHIKTWIHPDERSAGFFALGLIKGSERPVALLCTSGTASANYVPAVAESDISRLPLIVLTSDRPHELRGIGAPQAISQVNMFENYVRYQFDMPLADGTMTCIETNQYQLERASQYFNGPQQGPVHFNLPFREPLTPDLTRTNLLTTHTYTQPHYQKNIDATVIERTLRQPRGLIIVGDMQHQDISQILTFATVYDLPILADPLNGIRSTQHPNVIATYDLLLRAGLEIEADFIIRVGKPVISKKLNQWLKETTAEQILVQNSSNRDAFPKKPDYFFEMSANDFFRSLETIPSTYRKMWLKHWQEMEHQARMEIKGHQQQAIGEAAYVSQLLDKLNETDCLFVSNSMPIRDIDNLYFEHTSRIYANRGANGIDGVVSTALGMAVHRSVTLLIGDLALYHDMNGLLMSKLNDIHMNIVLLNNNGGGIFSYLPQKEQASDYFERLFGTPTGLDFEQVAVLYDLGYNKVNDRGAFQYTDLSKVSSHLIEIETDRDANFQAHQHLYRRLREVTNVTL; this is encoded by the coding sequence TTGACTAAGCATCAACAATATTTGACAGAACAAGTATTTCATTTTGCATCTGAACTTTATGCCTATGGTGTTCGTGAAGTTGTGATTAGTCCGGGGTCTCGTTCGACACCACTTGCATTAGCATTTGAATGTCATCCTCATATTAAAACGTGGATTCATCCAGATGAACGTAGTGCTGGTTTTTTTGCATTAGGTCTTATTAAAGGGAGCGAACGTCCTGTTGCCTTACTGTGTACATCAGGAACTGCAAGTGCCAATTATGTACCAGCTGTTGCAGAAAGTGATATTAGTCGTTTACCACTTATTGTCTTAACAAGCGATCGACCACATGAACTGCGCGGTATTGGGGCACCTCAAGCAATTAGCCAAGTTAATATGTTTGAAAACTATGTACGCTATCAATTTGATATGCCATTAGCTGATGGTACGATGACGTGTATTGAAACAAACCAGTATCAGTTAGAACGTGCAAGCCAGTATTTTAATGGTCCACAACAAGGACCTGTACATTTTAACTTACCATTTCGTGAACCATTAACACCTGATTTAACACGAACGAATTTATTAACTACGCATACTTATACACAGCCACATTATCAAAAAAATATCGATGCAACGGTTATAGAACGTACTTTGAGACAACCTAGAGGACTTATTATTGTAGGAGATATGCAGCACCAAGATATTTCACAAATTCTGACGTTTGCTACGGTATATGATTTGCCTATTCTAGCAGATCCATTGAATGGTATTCGAAGTACACAGCATCCTAATGTGATAGCAACATATGATTTGTTGTTACGAGCAGGTTTAGAAATAGAAGCAGATTTTATTATTCGTGTTGGAAAACCTGTTATTTCTAAAAAATTAAATCAATGGTTAAAAGAAACAACAGCCGAGCAAATACTTGTACAGAACAGTTCAAATAGAGACGCTTTCCCAAAAAAGCCAGATTACTTCTTTGAAATGTCTGCCAATGACTTTTTTAGATCTTTAGAAACCATACCGAGTACTTATCGTAAAATGTGGTTGAAACACTGGCAAGAAATGGAACATCAAGCACGTATGGAAATAAAAGGACATCAGCAACAAGCCATAGGAGAAGCAGCGTATGTGAGTCAATTGTTGGATAAGTTGAATGAAACAGATTGTTTGTTTGTCAGCAATAGTATGCCGATTCGTGATATTGATAATCTTTATTTTGAACATACATCACGTATTTATGCTAATCGTGGCGCAAATGGAATTGATGGTGTTGTATCAACAGCATTAGGAATGGCAGTGCATCGTTCAGTAACATTGTTGATCGGTGATTTGGCATTATATCATGATATGAACGGATTATTAATGTCAAAATTAAATGATATTCATATGAATATTGTATTGTTAAACAACAATGGTGGGGGAATATTTTCATATCTTCCTCAAAAAGAACAAGCCTCTGACTATTTTGAGCGCCTGTTTGGCACACCGACTGGATTGGATTTTGAACAAGTCGCTGTGTTATATGACTTAGGCTACAATAAAGTAAATGATAGAGGGGCTTTTCAATATACAGATTTATCTAAAGTATCCTCACATTTGATAGAAATAGAAACAGATAGAGACGCTAACTTTCAAGCACATCAGCACCTCTATCGACGTTTGCGTGAGGTGACGAATGTTACATTATAA
- the menB gene encoding 1,4-dihydroxy-2-naphthoyl-CoA synthase: MARQWETLKEYKEIKYEFFEGIAKVTINRPHVHNAFTPNTVQEMIDAFTRARDDERIGVIILTGEGDKAFCSGGDQKVRGHGGYVGDDQIPRLNVLDLQRLIRVIPKPVIAMVKGYAIGGGNVLQVVCDLTIAADNAKFGQTGPKVGSFDAGYGSGYLARVVGHKKAREIWYLCRQYDAQQALDMGMANTVVPLDKVEDETVQWCKEILRHSPTALRFLKAAMNADTDGLAGLQQFAGDATLLYYTTDEAKEGRDAFKEKRDPDFDQFPKFP, from the coding sequence ATGGCGAGACAATGGGAAACACTAAAAGAATATAAAGAAATTAAATATGAATTTTTTGAAGGCATTGCTAAGGTTACAATTAACCGACCACACGTACATAATGCTTTCACACCGAATACGGTACAAGAAATGATCGATGCGTTTACACGAGCACGTGATGACGAGCGTATAGGTGTTATTATTTTAACAGGTGAAGGCGATAAAGCTTTCTGTTCAGGTGGAGATCAGAAAGTGCGTGGTCATGGGGGTTATGTAGGAGATGACCAAATTCCACGCTTAAATGTATTAGATTTACAGCGTTTGATTCGTGTTATTCCTAAACCTGTTATTGCGATGGTTAAAGGCTATGCAATCGGTGGAGGTAATGTTCTACAAGTGGTTTGTGACTTGACAATTGCTGCAGACAATGCAAAGTTTGGACAAACAGGCCCTAAAGTGGGATCATTTGATGCAGGTTATGGTTCTGGTTATTTAGCACGTGTTGTAGGTCATAAAAAAGCACGTGAAATTTGGTACTTGTGTCGCCAATATGATGCACAACAAGCATTAGATATGGGAATGGCAAATACAGTAGTACCACTTGATAAAGTTGAAGACGAAACAGTGCAATGGTGTAAAGAGATATTACGTCATTCACCGACAGCATTACGTTTCTTAAAAGCGGCTATGAATGCAGATACAGATGGTTTAGCGGGATTACAGCAATTTGCCGGAGATGCAACATTGCTTTATTATACAACAGATGAAGCCAAAGAAGGACGAGATGCATTTAAAGAAAAACGTGACCCAGATTTTGACCAATTCCCAAAATTTCCATAA
- a CDS encoding acyltransferase family protein, with protein MTDNNFSELKRLQHPPRYLPGLDGLRAISVIGIIIYHLSAQWLPGGFLGVDTFFVISGYLITSLLLFEYDNYGRIDLITFWIKRFKRLIPAMLFVVLISVIYVVFFEPEILKAIKGDAVAALIYVSNWWYIFQDIDYFDQFKPMPLKHLWSLAVEEQFYIFYPLVLLSLLKVLKKKKWVVWTLLIISLLSAAWMFYLSMPDANNSRTYFGTDTRLQTLLIGVIFAFLWPAFKLKAKPSMVSRSIVDILGSSALVGLLVLFVIVNEQQYWLYSGGFYAISLLTLLIIASVVQPQGLLAKAMGNPLFVYIGKRSYSLYLWHFVIITFVHKHFVAGQYPFYVYIIDVVLTLLMAEISYRYIETPFRRYGLRAFYMKEARVTSLIRTPLILAAVVMTTLVLSGQFDSFAKQDQKAAVYKTSQPQEKKEPEPDTVKEESEKSTDTSFEAKKLSPLFIGDSLTVGMGYYLDEHYTTPTIDARVGRTMDEALDVASNYASYNKEGQQVIIQIGTNGDFDQKQIEALIKMFDKADVYVINTTVPRDYQGHVNDLLAKTAKKHKNVTLVDWYSAGIGHTEFFAYDGIHLEHPGIERLVQELDKEIEKNQTK; from the coding sequence ATGACTGACAATAACTTTTCAGAGTTGAAACGATTGCAACATCCACCGAGGTATTTACCGGGCTTAGATGGTTTACGTGCAATATCAGTAATAGGTATTATTATCTATCATTTAAGTGCACAATGGTTACCAGGCGGTTTTTTAGGAGTAGATACCTTTTTCGTCATTTCAGGCTATCTCATTACCTCTTTACTCTTATTTGAATATGATAATTATGGGCGAATTGATCTCATAACATTTTGGATTAAACGATTTAAAAGACTGATACCAGCGATGCTATTTGTAGTGCTTATTTCCGTCATTTATGTCGTCTTTTTTGAACCAGAAATATTAAAGGCAATTAAAGGTGACGCCGTAGCAGCATTAATTTACGTATCAAACTGGTGGTATATTTTTCAAGACATTGATTATTTTGACCAGTTTAAACCTATGCCACTTAAACATTTATGGTCATTGGCAGTGGAAGAACAATTTTATATTTTTTACCCATTAGTATTATTATCTTTATTAAAAGTATTGAAAAAAAAGAAATGGGTTGTCTGGACATTATTGATTATTTCACTATTGTCAGCAGCTTGGATGTTTTATCTATCGATGCCAGATGCAAACAATTCACGCACATATTTTGGAACAGATACACGTTTACAAACACTACTCATTGGAGTGATCTTCGCATTTCTTTGGCCAGCGTTTAAGCTTAAAGCTAAACCTTCTATGGTAAGTCGCAGCATAGTAGATATTTTAGGTAGTAGTGCTTTAGTAGGATTACTCGTTCTTTTTGTTATTGTAAATGAACAGCAATATTGGTTATATAGTGGAGGTTTTTATGCCATATCACTATTGACATTATTGATTATTGCAAGTGTTGTGCAACCTCAAGGGTTACTTGCAAAAGCAATGGGAAATCCACTGTTTGTTTATATTGGCAAACGTTCATATAGTCTCTATTTATGGCATTTTGTAATCATTACGTTTGTTCATAAACACTTTGTAGCGGGTCAGTATCCTTTTTATGTATATATTATTGATGTTGTATTAACACTATTGATGGCAGAAATTTCTTATCGCTATATTGAAACACCATTCAGAAGATATGGTTTACGTGCATTTTATATGAAAGAAGCACGTGTGACCTCTCTTATTCGAACACCATTAATTTTAGCGGCAGTAGTTATGACCACTTTAGTATTGTCAGGTCAGTTTGATAGCTTTGCAAAGCAAGATCAAAAAGCAGCAGTCTATAAGACGTCACAACCACAAGAAAAAAAAGAGCCTGAACCTGATACAGTCAAAGAAGAAAGTGAAAAATCAACTGATACATCATTTGAAGCTAAGAAGTTGTCACCATTATTTATCGGTGACTCTTTAACAGTAGGAATGGGATACTATTTAGATGAACACTACACCACACCAACAATTGATGCACGTGTTGGAAGAACGATGGACGAAGCACTTGATGTAGCTTCTAACTATGCTTCATACAATAAAGAAGGTCAGCAAGTTATTATTCAAATTGGGACGAATGGAGACTTTGATCAGAAACAAATTGAAGCACTCATTAAAATGTTTGATAAAGCTGATGTATATGTGATTAATACTACTGTACCAAGAGATTACCAAGGGCATGTTAATGATTTATTAGCGAAAACAGCAAAAAAACATAAAAATGTTACACTAGTAGATTGGTATTCAGCAGGTATTGGACATACTGAATTTTTTGCGTATGATGGTATTCATTTAGAGCATCCAGGTATTGAACGTTTAGTCCAAGAGCTAGATAAAGAAATTGAAAAAAATCAAACTAAATAA
- the menH gene encoding 2-succinyl-6-hydroxy-2,4-cyclohexadiene-1-carboxylate synthase, producing the protein MLHYKWHPAEQSTKKTLVMLHGFISDQSTFDAHIKPLTAHMNVICVDLPGHGQDTSPIAEEWSLKWIGEQLHQILASYTDYEIYMHGYSMGARVALNYALIYGHTLGGLILESGTAGIQDDNARHERRLIDQARAKVLKLADIQLFVHDWEQLPLFQSQRFLSLNERQRIRQMRLAQQPHHLAKALIDYGTGNMPNLWPQLPNINCPTQLIVGEWDEKFVDIAQQMARKLSNSTLHIVPNVGHTVHVEDCDKFDTIVLAFILA; encoded by the coding sequence ATGTTACATTATAAATGGCATCCTGCAGAGCAATCAACAAAAAAGACATTAGTTATGTTGCATGGTTTTATTAGCGATCAAAGTACTTTCGATGCCCATATTAAACCATTAACTGCCCATATGAATGTAATATGTGTTGACTTGCCGGGGCATGGTCAAGATACATCGCCAATAGCAGAGGAATGGTCACTGAAATGGATTGGTGAACAACTTCATCAGATACTTGCATCATACACGGATTATGAAATATATATGCATGGTTATTCAATGGGAGCAAGAGTAGCCTTGAATTATGCATTAATATATGGCCATACACTCGGAGGACTTATACTTGAGAGCGGTACAGCGGGTATCCAAGACGATAACGCAAGACATGAACGACGACTTATAGATCAAGCACGTGCAAAAGTGTTAAAATTAGCAGATATTCAATTGTTTGTACATGATTGGGAACAGCTGCCACTTTTTCAATCGCAGCGCTTTTTATCACTAAATGAACGACAGAGAATACGTCAAATGCGATTAGCACAACAACCACATCATTTGGCAAAAGCACTTATTGATTACGGTACAGGAAATATGCCTAACTTATGGCCACAGTTGCCCAACATAAACTGTCCGACCCAACTCATTGTTGGTGAATGGGATGAAAAGTTTGTGGATATCGCACAGCAAATGGCACGTAAGTTATCAAATAGTACACTTCACATTGTACCTAATGTAGGTCATACAGTTCATGTGGAAGATTGTGATAAATTTGATACAATAGTACTGGCATTTATTTTAGCTTAA
- a CDS encoding isochorismate synthase, translating to MTVDAREQAIIEAVKQANQQWVSVEVKLSQTMDPITLFNATEEASGNRFYFRLNNNDTAFFGYRSAAQIKNDSPNRHSVFEAWQKIKSDITYIHPDSDQHHLRICGGFQFSTQRTGEAWQTFGMNHFIVPEVLITQDDNSAYLTYTVQRAAFSIDDFHALVTYFEDLKYLPADLKSIPEVKYIEDVHREAWQKLVDDTVTQLGVDEKIVLSRQRHIVFEKNIPISTVLYQALQNEKNSYLFVLESEKATFVSQTPEQLFRVADGKLFTKAVAGTIRRTHDEQQDTEQLARFLKDRKNLGEHQIVVDSILEDIRPFVTEVHYDLTPNILKNDHLYHLYTEIGGSLAMHSYMGLIDVLHPTPALGGYPKAMAQQYIDAHEFNARGLYGAPVGMIDIDDNCEFVVAIRSMLINQNQATLFAGAGIVKDSDPVSEVEETALKFSPMMDALGVKKVD from the coding sequence ATGACTGTTGACGCTCGTGAACAGGCAATCATAGAAGCGGTAAAACAAGCAAATCAGCAATGGGTTTCAGTAGAAGTGAAATTATCTCAAACGATGGATCCAATCACTTTGTTTAATGCGACTGAAGAAGCATCAGGCAATCGCTTCTACTTTCGCCTAAATAACAATGATACAGCATTTTTTGGATATCGAAGTGCTGCGCAAATTAAAAATGATTCACCTAATAGACATTCAGTTTTTGAAGCATGGCAAAAAATTAAAAGTGATATTACTTATATTCATCCTGATAGTGATCAGCATCATTTGCGTATTTGTGGAGGTTTTCAGTTTTCTACGCAGCGTACAGGAGAAGCGTGGCAAACTTTTGGTATGAATCATTTCATCGTCCCTGAGGTATTGATTACTCAAGACGATAATAGTGCATATTTAACTTATACAGTTCAACGTGCCGCTTTTTCTATCGATGATTTTCATGCACTTGTCACATATTTTGAAGATTTGAAATATCTTCCGGCTGACTTAAAAAGTATCCCTGAGGTGAAATATATTGAGGATGTACATCGAGAAGCATGGCAAAAACTTGTTGACGACACAGTGACGCAATTAGGAGTGGATGAAAAAATTGTGTTATCACGACAGCGTCATATTGTGTTTGAAAAAAACATACCTATAAGCACAGTTTTATATCAGGCACTTCAAAATGAAAAAAATAGCTATTTATTTGTATTAGAGTCAGAGAAAGCTACTTTTGTATCTCAAACACCGGAACAGCTTTTCAGAGTGGCAGACGGTAAGCTATTTACTAAAGCTGTCGCTGGAACGATACGTCGTACGCATGATGAACAGCAAGATACTGAACAATTAGCACGCTTTTTAAAAGATCGAAAAAATTTAGGAGAGCATCAAATTGTTGTAGATAGTATTCTGGAGGATATCCGACCATTTGTTACAGAAGTCCATTATGATTTAACGCCTAACATCCTAAAGAATGACCACCTTTATCACTTATACACAGAAATAGGTGGGTCACTTGCTATGCACTCTTATATGGGATTGATTGATGTTTTACACCCGACTCCTGCATTAGGAGGATACCCTAAAGCGATGGCACAACAGTATATTGATGCACATGAATTTAATGCACGAGGCTTGTATGGAGCACCAGTTGGCATGATAGACATTGACGATAATTGTGAGTTTGTTGTAGCCATTCGTTCAATGTTGATCAATCAGAATCAAGCGACACTTTTTGCAGGAGCAGGAATTGTGAAAGATTCAGATCCTGTATCAGAAGTAGAGGAAACAGCTTTGAAATTTAGTCCTATGATGGACGCATTAGGAGTGAAGAAAGTTGACTAA
- a CDS encoding 1,4-dihydroxy-2-naphthoate polyprenyltransferase: MGTQFEQHSSLRKYWLLMRPHTLTASVVPVLVGSATAKLFLLGSEDHLSIGRFLAMLLACLLIQAATNMFNEYYDYKKGLDDQESVGIGGAIVRHGMTPQSVFNLAVAFYVIAALLGLFLASQTSFWLIPVGIICMAVGYLYTGGPLPISWTPLGELFSGFFMGMFIILIAFYIQTGNIQSYAVWISIPIVITIGLINMANNIRDRVKDQQSGRRTLPILLGKQLSLYVLAACYIFAYVFVIYTVFFKDGGSIFYLLVLLSFPMPIKVYRRFKKNDTPQSMMPAMAASGKTNTFFGLLYALGIYISALLAGI; the protein is encoded by the coding sequence ATGGGAACGCAATTTGAACAACATTCATCATTACGTAAATATTGGTTACTCATGCGACCACATACATTGACAGCTTCTGTTGTCCCTGTATTAGTCGGTAGTGCAACTGCCAAACTTTTTTTATTAGGCAGTGAAGACCATCTTTCTATTGGACGATTTCTTGCTATGTTGTTAGCATGTTTATTAATACAAGCCGCAACGAATATGTTCAATGAGTATTATGATTACAAAAAAGGATTAGACGATCAGGAATCTGTCGGTATTGGTGGTGCTATTGTAAGACATGGTATGACACCTCAATCTGTCTTTAACTTAGCAGTCGCTTTTTATGTTATTGCGGCATTATTAGGACTTTTCCTTGCATCACAAACTTCCTTCTGGCTCATACCAGTGGGCATTATTTGCATGGCAGTAGGTTATCTTTATACAGGTGGGCCTCTTCCAATATCATGGACACCATTAGGCGAGTTATTCTCCGGTTTTTTTATGGGGATGTTCATTATCTTGATTGCCTTCTATATTCAAACCGGAAATATTCAAAGTTATGCAGTCTGGATAAGTATTCCAATTGTAATAACGATTGGTTTGATTAATATGGCAAATAATATCCGTGATCGCGTAAAAGACCAACAAAGTGGACGACGGACTTTACCTATTTTGTTAGGCAAACAACTTTCACTTTACGTTTTGGCAGCTTGCTATATCTTCGCTTATGTTTTTGTTATTTATACGGTGTTCTTTAAAGACGGTGGTTCAATCTTTTATCTGCTTGTCCTTCTCAGCTTTCCTATGCCTATAAAAGTGTATCGTCGTTTTAAGAAAAATGACACACCACAATCTATGATGCCTGCAATGGCTGCGTCGGGTAAAACAAATACCTTTTTCGGTCTATTATATGCATTAGGTATTTATATTAGTGCATTATTAGCTGGTATTTAA
- a CDS encoding aminotransferase class I/II-fold pyridoxal phosphate-dependent enzyme: MKLELNHLSQHLKAPSIRQFSSRIGQMEDVVNLTVGQPDFPMPRLVKQAYQQAIEHNHTTYSHNKGLLETRKAVSHYYKTRFNIHHNPESIIITNGASEALDTSLRCIINPGDEVLLPGPVYAGYIPLIQSLGGVPVFIDTRHTGLKITPTAIQEHLTEKTRAILLNYPSNPTGMTLTQHEVQALVDLLKTLPIFVISDEIYAENTFNQRHISFASFPELHDQLLLINGLSKSHSATGIRIGFLSGPEYLIEKLTFMHAYNCICANVPSQLATISALTEAVDAPQEMNHAYIERRNYLVTALTDMGFSLSSIPQGAFYIFPNIQKFTDDDYAFCVDVLEKAHVAIVPGSAFTDCGHGHIRISYAYDMTQLKEGMSRLKTYLQTHYPHAFN, encoded by the coding sequence ATGAAACTTGAACTTAATCATCTTAGTCAACATTTAAAAGCACCCAGTATTCGACAATTTTCAAGTAGAATTGGTCAAATGGAAGATGTCGTGAATTTAACCGTAGGACAACCCGATTTTCCAATGCCACGTCTTGTAAAGCAAGCATACCAACAAGCTATCGAACATAATCATACAACATATTCACATAACAAAGGATTACTTGAAACTAGAAAAGCCGTATCACACTATTACAAAACACGCTTTAATATTCACCACAACCCAGAATCAATCATTATTACAAATGGTGCATCAGAAGCACTAGATACTTCATTGCGCTGTATTATTAATCCAGGTGATGAAGTCCTGTTGCCGGGACCTGTATATGCAGGTTATATTCCACTTATTCAGTCTCTCGGGGGTGTACCTGTCTTTATTGATACACGTCATACTGGACTTAAAATAACACCAACAGCTATTCAAGAACATCTCACAGAGAAAACACGTGCAATTCTATTAAACTATCCGTCCAATCCAACTGGGATGACTTTAACACAACATGAAGTTCAAGCACTCGTTGATTTATTAAAAACTTTACCTATTTTTGTTATTAGCGATGAAATCTACGCAGAAAATACATTTAATCAACGTCATATATCTTTTGCAAGTTTTCCTGAATTACATGATCAATTGCTATTAATCAACGGACTTAGTAAATCACACTCAGCAACAGGGATTCGTATCGGCTTTTTATCGGGTCCTGAGTATCTTATTGAAAAATTGACATTCATGCATGCCTATAACTGCATATGTGCTAATGTCCCGTCTCAGTTAGCGACCATTTCTGCTTTAACAGAAGCGGTCGATGCACCTCAAGAAATGAATCATGCCTATATTGAGCGCCGTAATTATTTGGTTACTGCACTTACCGATATGGGATTTTCACTTTCATCAATTCCACAAGGGGCATTTTATATCTTTCCAAATATCCAAAAATTTACAGATGATGACTATGCATTTTGTGTAGATGTGCTGGAAAAAGCCCATGTCGCAATCGTTCCTGGTTCCGCCTTTACAGACTGTGGACATGGTCATATTCGTATTTCTTATGCTTATGATATGACACAACTCAAAGAAGGTATGTCTCGTCTAAAAACATACTTACAAACACACTACCCTCATGCTTTTAATTAA
- a CDS encoding acyltransferase family protein has product MTNVQKRDAFFDNARAILITLVVFGHLIQPYTSDQPFLTALYLLIYSFHMPAFLFISGYFAKDVGRAGYIEKVGKKLLGPYLIFFAFFSFYYFFTGKNSKVYLDVFDPVFALWFLLTLFFFNVIIVVIRQFKPQYVLPIAIMVSILSGFSTNVDGYLSWSRTLVFFPIFYVGYLLNTSQFSQYIRNKKFIPVSLITMLTFFIIYYIHPIDSSWLLASSPYKALDGIDLILSPFKRLLLYFIIMTSMLAFLNLVPERHYWFTYIGSRTMYIYLLHGVFIGIIRGQQIYPFIDAHPIWGLLYNILLSCFIVWIWSTDFIAKWTSPFVQLKRPSTFKSY; this is encoded by the coding sequence ATGACAAATGTACAAAAAAGGGATGCATTTTTTGATAATGCACGCGCAATCCTTATTACTTTAGTCGTATTCGGTCATTTAATTCAACCTTATACGAGCGATCAACCTTTTTTAACTGCACTGTATTTATTGATTTATAGTTTTCATATGCCTGCATTTCTATTCATTTCTGGTTACTTTGCAAAAGATGTGGGACGTGCAGGCTATATTGAAAAGGTTGGAAAAAAGTTACTCGGCCCTTATTTAATCTTTTTTGCTTTTTTCTCGTTTTATTATTTTTTCACAGGTAAAAATAGTAAAGTCTACTTAGATGTATTTGATCCTGTCTTTGCATTGTGGTTTTTACTTACACTCTTTTTCTTCAATGTTATCATTGTTGTGATACGTCAGTTCAAACCACAGTATGTTTTACCTATTGCTATTATGGTATCCATACTGTCTGGTTTTTCGACAAATGTAGACGGCTATTTAAGTTGGTCTCGAACACTTGTATTTTTCCCGATTTTTTATGTTGGCTATTTACTCAATACGAGTCAGTTCAGTCAATACATAAGAAATAAAAAATTCATACCCGTATCACTCATTACTATGCTGACCTTTTTTATCATTTATTATATACACCCTATCGATTCAAGTTGGTTATTAGCAAGCTCACCTTACAAAGCACTTGATGGTATAGACCTTATTTTAAGCCCATTCAAGCGTTTGTTACTCTATTTTATTATTATGACATCAATGCTAGCATTTCTCAATTTAGTACCTGAACGTCACTATTGGTTTACCTATATTGGTTCAAGGACTATGTATATTTATTTGTTGCACGGTGTATTTATAGGGATCATTCGTGGACAACAAATTTATCCATTTATTGACGCACATCCTATTTGGGGATTACTCTACAATATATTATTATCGTGTTTTATTGTGTGGATTTGGTCAACGGATTTTATTGCTAAATGGACCAGCCCCTTTGTTCAACTGAAACGCCCTTCTACATTCAAATCATACTAG
- the fetB gene encoding iron export ABC transporter permease subunit FetB, whose protein sequence is MMSTTSLMLTALLLLIPIVISFKERLHIAKDLIIAAVRAVVQLVIIGYLLEFVFNLKEPWIVLVLIVVIMINAAANTRKRASEIMKNVFWISFVAIMSGALLSLGGVLLTGAISMKPNELIPVAGMVGSNGMIAINLSYQNLDRIFTKEIESIEAKLSLGATPALAAKDAIRESIKVAIVPTIDSVKTYGLVSIPGMMTGLIIAGVAPLQAIKFQLMVVFIHTTATIISAFVSTYLSYRQFFNQRHQLIQIKQSE, encoded by the coding sequence ATGATGAGTACGACATCATTAATGTTAACAGCACTATTATTGCTTATTCCTATTGTAATCTCTTTCAAAGAACGTTTGCATATTGCGAAAGATTTAATAATTGCGGCTGTACGAGCAGTGGTTCAATTGGTGATTATTGGCTATTTGTTAGAATTTGTATTTAATTTGAAAGAACCATGGATTGTTTTAGTGCTTATTGTGGTGATTATGATTAATGCTGCAGCGAATACAAGAAAACGCGCATCGGAAATTATGAAAAATGTTTTTTGGATTTCTTTTGTTGCAATTATGTCAGGAGCATTATTATCCCTTGGTGGTGTATTATTAACTGGTGCAATTAGTATGAAGCCTAATGAATTAATTCCAGTTGCAGGAATGGTAGGGAGTAATGGTATGATCGCCATTAATTTAAGTTATCAAAACCTAGATCGTATTTTTACGAAAGAAATAGAATCTATCGAAGCTAAGTTATCATTAGGTGCTACTCCAGCATTAGCAGCAAAAGATGCAATTCGTGAAAGTATAAAAGTAGCGATTGTACCTACGATAGATTCAGTGAAAACATACGGTTTAGTATCGATACCAGGTATGATGACTGGGCTCATTATCGCAGGTGTTGCACCATTACAGGCAATTAAATTCCAATTAATGGTCGTGTTTATTCATACAACAGCAACTATTATTTCAGCATTTGTGAGTACATATTTGAGTTATCGTCAATTTTTCAATCAGCGTCATCAACTGATACAAATTAAGCAATCTGAATAA